From the Periophthalmus magnuspinnatus isolate fPerMag1 chromosome 1, fPerMag1.2.pri, whole genome shotgun sequence genome, one window contains:
- the arhgef38 gene encoding rho guanine nucleotide exchange factor 38 encodes MEPKEKEASGCEKEKEKDRPIKRRNRPVFLRYLERRKTDTIVTDDKSDINLGTLVRRSQSDKTEYSAKLKEKLMPFDLSTPTSPALDPEEVRSRKMKRRSKVIQELVQTEKDFLTDLELCIREVVQPLRNMQVVDVDRLFTNMETVCEVSAALYQRLQEAMTEPDPEAVIIGEVFIQAKAALEDVYKVYCYHHDDANVALKAYEKEEEVKKHLTACVLALKKIYERESKPNLLNMGSLLIKPVQRIMKYPLLLGELWQTTPENHPDYQPVQEAFTAAKIINININEFKRRKDIVMKYKRSEDEGTLRGKFHKFNIHSIRKKGDRFAGFLKILTGVEPQVRDEVFDREEKLFRSLEKAVRQMVKNVQCYVQEIQEMVSVAVQNAHDMENIIKEFNKNNKNGLYHHNGNDPYKHFKDSVEQLVLAPLSSLQGMFTAPQKLIQKRYDKLLDYCSRLERSSSLAAPPSSSSSSPSASPSPSNPSTVPDDQGPARRDYEALNAMLVEELQRFNMAAHAILINCVVYLVALLKQLMEKLLLPAPSLHQLPAPLSNMAEVQNSIMEELSNLSFVKDNAAKLMERKVSFERQRDKKPTIPEVQHQTEEQRAWLLAEYPLERIYQLKRKCNGCQEQDLSLLEGELVALLEDSDPFGSSSRWLVHSGGAQGYMYSTFLKQYNPQRDSLRSGQPVREQPPTQQQPAFLLDEDFDNISLFVSGSGSSSLRSFSLNTTDSSSSLCGLQGEQDSPEDQGVSVDGDDIIDDSQQFYAVYAFQARCDQELSLQEYQHVRILKFCDLGGNKEWWLAESNGQKGYVPANYLGKMSYA; translated from the exons AGAAGCTGATGCCGTTCGACCTGTCCACGCCCACCTCTCCAGCGCTTGATCCCGAGGAGGTGCGCTCGAGGAAGATGAAgcgcaggtcaaaggtcatccaGGAGCTGGTACAGACTGAGAAGGACTTCCTGACGGACCTGGAGCTGTGCATCAGAGAAGTGGTCCAGCCCCTGAGGAACATGCAG GTTGTTGATGTGGATCGTCTCTTCACAAACATGGAGACAGTGTGTGAAGTATCAGCAGCTTTGTACCAGAGGCTGCAGGAAGCAATGACCGAGCCTGATCCAGAAGCAGTCATCATTG GAGAAGTTTTCATCCAGGCCAAGGCAGCTCTAGAGGACGTGTACAAGGTTTACTGCTACCACCACGATGACGCCAACGTGGCTCTGAAAGCTTacgagaaagaggaagaagtaAAGAAACATTTGACTGCATGTGTATTAGCACTGAA GAAAATCTATGAAAGAGA GAGTAAACCAAACTTGTTGAACATGGGCTCGCTGCTGATCAAGCCGGTGCAGAGGATCATGAAGTACCCGCTGCTTCTCGGAGAGCTTTGGCAGACCACTCCGGAAAACCATCCAGACTATCAGCCGGTGCAGGAGGCTTTCACCGCCGCCAAAATCATAAACATCAACATTAACGAGTTTAAGAGACGCAAGGACATTG ttatgAAATATAAACGATCAGAAGACGAAGGCACACTGAGGGGCAAGTTTCACAAGTTTAACATCCACTCTATCCGGAAGAAAGGAGACAGGTTTGCAGGATTTCTCAAGATTCTCACAGGAGTTGAGCCACAg GTGAGAGATGAAGTCTTTGACCGAGAGGAGAAGCTCTTCAGGAGTCTGGAGAAAGCGGTCAGGCAGATGGTCAAGAACGTCCAGTGTTACGTGCAAGAAATCCAG GAAATGGTATCTGTGGCCGTCCAGAATGCCCACGACATGGAAAATATTATTAAAGAGTTCAACAAGAATAACAAAAACGGGCTTTATCATCACAACGGAAATGACCCCTACAAGCACTTT AAAGACAGTGTGGAGCAGCTGGTCCTCGCTCCGCTGTCCTCTCTGCAGGGCATGTTCACAGCTCCACAGAAGCTCATCCAGAAGCGCTACGACAAACTACTGGACTACTGCAGCCGCCTGGAACGATCCTCCTCACTCGCGGCAccgccatcatcatcatcatcttcaccatcagcatccccctctccctccaatCCATCCACCGTCCCAGATGACCAGGGCCCCGCCAGGAGAGACTACGAGGCTCTTAACGCCATGCTGGTGGAGGAACTTCAGAGATTCAACATGGCCGCTCACGCCATCCTCATCAACTGTGTCGTTTATTTAGTGGCTCTTTTAAAACAGCTGATGGAGAAACTTCTACTGCCAGCTCCATCGTTGCACCAACTACCG GCTCCTTTATCCAACATGGCAGAAGTTCAAAACAGCATCATGGAGGAGCTGAGCAATCTGTCGTTTGTGAAGGACAACGCAGCGAAACTGATGGAGCGTAAAGTCAGCTTTGAGAGACAACGAGACAAGAAACCCACg ATTCCTGAGGTGCAGCATCAGACTGAGGAGCAGCGTGCCTGGCTGTTGGCGGAGTACCCCCTGGAGCGCATCTACCAGCTCAAGAGAAAGTGCAACGgctgtcaggagcaggacctCAGTCTGCTGGAGGGGGAGCTGGTGGCCCTCCTGGAGGACTCGGACCCCTTCGGCAGCAGCAGTCGTTGGCTCGTGCACTCTGgag GTGCTCAGGGCTACATGTACTCCACCTTTTTGAAGCAGTACAACCCACAGCGAGACTCTCTGAGGTCAGGGCAGCCAGTCCGGGAACAGCCTCCGACCCAACAGCAGCCGGCCTTCCTGCTGGACGAGGACTTTGACAACATCAGTCTGTTTGTGTCGggcagtggcagcagcagtcTGCGCAGCTTCAGCCTCAACACCACCGACAGCAGCTCCAGCTTGTGTGGCCTGCAGGGGGAGCAGGACAGCCCCGAGGACCAGGGGGTCTCTGTGGATGGGGATGATATAATTGACGACTCTCAACAG TTTTATGCCGTATATGCATTTCAAGCCCGCTGTGACCAGGAGCTGAGCCTGCAGGAGTATCAGCATGTGCGCATCCTCAAGTTCTGTGACCTGGGGGGAAATAAAGAGTGGTGGCTGGCTGAGTCCAATGGACAGAAGGGATATGTTCCAGCCAATTACCTGGGAAAGATGTCCTACGCTTGA